GCTTGTAATACCGCTGGCGGCACCCACCATGCTTTTCCTAGCTTTGGATCGGGGTTTTGTATTTTTAATGATTTGGCGATCGCCACCAAGCTTGTCCAGCAGCAGAATTTGGCGCAACGAGTGCTGATCGTGGATCTGGATGTGCATCAGGGCGATGGCACTGCGTTTATTTTTAATGCCATTAACCAAGCGCAGGCGAGCTTAACCAATGAGACCAATAACTGGGTTAAGGATGCTCGCAAAACAGAGGTATTTACCTTTTCGATGCATTGCCAGGATAATTTCCCCCATCGTAAGCAGACCAGCCACCTGGATGTACCGCTACCGGTGGGGATGGAAGACGAGGACTATTTACGCACCCTGGCCAGTTATTTACCGGATCTGCTCGATCAATTCAAGCCAGATTTAGTCCTCTATGATGCGGGGGTGGATACCCACATTGGCGATCGCCTCGGCAAACTTGCGCTTACTAACACGGGACTGTTTCGGCGCGAGATGCAAGTGCTGAGTACCTGTGTGGGACAGGGCTACCCGGTGGCCTGTGTAATTGGTGGTGGCTATGCCGAAGATATGCGGGCGCTGGTCTATCGCCATACCTTGCTGCATCGTGCCGCCAGTGAGGTTTATCATCAATATCGGCTCTAGCAAGTAGAAGCAGTTAGAGCAAACGGCGATCGCCCCTCACCTGACAAGGTTCGACTAATTTCCCTACCAGCGGGTAAAAGGATTACGAACTGTCCTTCCGTTTGGTTGTGGCCACAAATGCCGATGGGGATCTTGCCACCAAGGCCCATAGGGACGAGGATCATGCCGATCGGGGATGCCATCTTTATCTGTATCCTGATGCCCTCTAGGCGTTGGCAACTGTGGTTTTACCGGCTTTGTTAGCACTATCCCACCTGGATAACCTGCCCTGGTTACTTTAATACCAGTATTCTTAGTTCCTGGCAGATACTGTTTTTTTATACCTTTTAAATTCATTAACCGAGGCGTTTGGTACTTATGGCTAACATGGGAAAAGTTGTATTGTCTAAGTTCACTTTTCGTCATTTTTCTCACCTCCCTTGCCCTTAGCCATTGTGACTAAGTAATTTTTAGCGCAACCCCCTCTTCACCGCAGATGAACATAGTGTAACGATCGCTGACACAGATGATATTCATCCTACCTTTAGTTTATCATCAAGATCTGGGATTAGTGCTGAAATGACAAGAAAATTGACTATTAGCGATGGCAACCTAACGACCAGTTTGCAAGGTT
The sequence above is a segment of the Pseudanabaena sp. PCC 7367 genome. Coding sequences within it:
- a CDS encoding histone deacetylase family protein, yielding MDLPIVYHPNYVAPLPAGHRFPMPKFGLLRDQLIADRVATIDQFHAPEPPPQDWFELVHDPDYVDAYCNGTLDTKAQRRIGLPWSAGLALRTQTAIAGSILTTKLAIEHGLACNTAGGTHHAFPSFGSGFCIFNDLAIATKLVQQQNLAQRVLIVDLDVHQGDGTAFIFNAINQAQASLTNETNNWVKDARKTEVFTFSMHCQDNFPHRKQTSHLDVPLPVGMEDEDYLRTLASYLPDLLDQFKPDLVLYDAGVDTHIGDRLGKLALTNTGLFRREMQVLSTCVGQGYPVACVIGGGYAEDMRALVYRHTLLHRAASEVYHQYRL